Proteins co-encoded in one Acipenser ruthenus chromosome 3, fAciRut3.2 maternal haplotype, whole genome shotgun sequence genomic window:
- the LOC117394724 gene encoding myosin regulatory light polypeptide 9, with amino-acid sequence MSSKRAKGKTTKKRPQRATSNVFAMFDQSQIQEFKEAFNMIDQNRDGFIDKEDLHDMLASLGKNPTEEYLEAMMNEAPGPINFTMFLTMFGEKLNGTDPEDVIRNAFACFDEEGTGAIQEDYLRELLTTMGDRFTDEEVDELFREAPIDKKGNFSYVEFTRILKHGAKDKDD; translated from the exons ATGTCGAGCAAAAGGGCTAAGGGGAAGACCACCAAAAAGCGCCCACAGCGCGCAACTTCCAATGTCTTCGCCATGTTTGATCAGTCCCAGATTCAGGAGTTTAAAGAGGCTTTTAACATGATTGATCAGAATCGTGATGGTTTCATCGACAAAGAGGACTTGCACGACATGCTTGCATCACTTG GAAAGAACCCAACAGAGGAATACCTGGAAGCTATGATGAATGAGGCCCCTGGCCCCATTAACTTCACTATGTTTCTGACCATGTTTGGTGAAAAGTTGAATGGAACAGATCCTGAGGATGTTATTAGAAATGCATTTGCTTGCTTTGATGAAGAAGGGACAG GTGCTATCCAAGAAGACTACTTGAGAGAGCTCCTGACCACAATGGGAGACCGGTTTACAGATGAGGAGGTTGATGAGCTATTCAGAGAGGCACCGATTGACAAAAAGGGCAACTTTAGCTATGTTGAGTTTACACGCATCCTGAAACATGGCGCAAAGGACAAAGACGATTAA